Genomic window (Zingiber officinale cultivar Zhangliang chromosome 2B, Zo_v1.1, whole genome shotgun sequence):
AGCCATTCCTCGGATAGTTAGCTGGACTCCATCGTCAGATTGCTACACGCATTCGGTTGTCCCCCGGAAAAGATGTCCACGTGACTAAGAGCCGCCCACTGTCGGTGAGTCTTCGATGGAGGGGAAGGGGCAAGAACTGAAAAACTTGCATTGGTAAGGGCAGAAATCTTGAAGTGACAATTCTTTTCAATTTTTGGCTTCTGGCGGAGGAGCATCACCCTCGCCCTTGCCCTCTCCCTCGCCCTTGCCCTCTCCCTCGCCCCTGCTTTCATGGTGGTGGTGAGCTTCTCTTTTCATTTCCCCCCCTACGTTTGTTGCTGTAATTGGGTCATTTCCACAGACGCTGAAGAGCCAACTCCTGTCTAATTCTCTACGTTTGAGGTATTTTACTCTCCTAGAATCTTTGGCCTCGTGGTGAAGAGTAGTGATGGAATTGCTGCCGGTGGCCTTTGCTGATTAGATTTCAGTACTTCCACCGTCGGCAGACCATTGCAGTCTTCAGCCTTTACCTATCTGCAAAAAAGGAAAACAATTCATTGGTACCACTCAAGTTTTTGATTGAGCTTGTTCATCACCGAAGAAATTTGCATTCAACATTGTTGAATTCATAGCACGGTTACAGATTCAAATTGTCATCCTTGGCTTTTACTTCATATTTACAGTGTCATTCCACAATCATCTGTCTTTTGTTTGTGCGAGAATTATAAGCTTTGTTTTGTTCATGATGAGATATATTTGCTTACATTTCTCTTGCTGGTATCTCTTCAACAGTTTGAGTAGGGAAGGTCACTCAATGCAATTTCTTGTTGGTTTAGTTATCAAAGTATGAAGCTAACTGTTTTCCCTTCCAAAATAGGAACGTGTCAGTTGTTTATAGCTGCTGCGAAGGATGACCCTTTATTCATGACAACTGTTCTAGAAGTCATCATTTGCTGCAAGCTGCTTCAATAAATTAGACAGTGTGGGAAGGATGACCCTTTATTCATGACAACTATTCTGGAAGTCATCATTTGCTGCAAGCCGCTTCAATAAATTACACAGTGGAACAGATGGGGGCTTTCTTTTCTGAAATTAACTCAAGATCAAACTGATGGTTGCTATCTGCTTATGGAAAGAGAGCTTAAGAAAGAATGTCACATTGTACACATGTCTTGGGGTAATGTTGCATCCTCATCAACTTATGATGATGATGACTCTGACAACTCAGATGGATTCCATTCTGATGATGAGCTTTCAACAAGGACACAAACACCCTTCACATCTAATTCTGTTAATTCTTCTGTAGCTGGAGCTGGTGGTAGTTATGCTCGTAGTCCCCGTAGAAGCCTTCTAAATTCTGGTTTCTGGATTTTGTTTCAGCTTGTTCTCAACATGGGCCAAATCATTGCAGCTATAACTGTTCTCTCTTTATCGGGACATGAGCATCCACAATCTCCATTATTTGCATGGCTGATTGGATATGCTATTGGTTGCTCTGCTACTCTCCCTCATCTTTGTTGGCACTTTATTTATCATAACAATCATTCTTCACAACAAGAATCAGAACTTCACCAGCAGAACTCATCTTCTATCAACATTCCTGAGTCTATTTCATACATGACCATGTCTTTTCCACAGGCTATAGAAGATCATGGGCAGAGTTTTGCTGCTGTCTTTCAGTTTAGACAAAACTTGGCTGTTGTTGGCACAAGGTAGCGTGCTATGTAGAAATAAAAGGATTGTTTTTCCTCATTTCATTATCGTCTATTTTCTGTCATGATCTCGCCATAGCTTAATAAATGCTTCTTAGTGTGTGCATAAATATCAGTTGTATTCATGAGTGCATTGCCAAAATTTATGACTTGATATGAACTATAGAGTACCATCCATGGAAGAAAATTCATAGTAGTTAAACCAGTCCTACGAGTGACTGGAATGCAAACCACCCGTTTTCAAGTGGTGACTCATGACTGAAAATGCTGAAGATAGGTTTATCTGGTGTTGTTTCCTTTTAATCCATTCAGAATATGATTAGTTTCTAGAAAGCCTGTGGTTTCAGAATTTTAAAATGCCTCACATTTAATGTTAGACCTTGGTCATTCTATGCTATCGAGCTGATGCAATCATACGATCATTAGACAAGCTTCGCACAAATTTCTTAAAAGGATAATGAGAAAAGTAGTAGGCACAGTTGAGTTTCAAGATCACTTTTTATACTCATTTGGTTTTCTGGAAATTGAATTTTGATTAATGTGCTAGCCTTATGGGGCCAGTACAAGGAAAATCTCACAAGGCAGTCTGCATTGGGAAGTTAGGGAGATGATGATCCATGgggtttataattaaatttttgacaaACAGCAAGGCTTACTTAGTTTGGAGTAGGTTACATTATACTTACCTTAAAAGAAAATGCACAGTGGTAGGGCCTCTCATCTTCTATTTTTGAGGTTCGCCATCATTATCACATCTTGCCGTATCTTCCCAACTTATTCAGCATTTAGATTATGCATTTAAGTCTTTGTACTGATTAGATTGGTCATTGAAATAGATGTGAGATTATTATGAATAGTTTTTGCATTTCATACTCAAGAATAAAGTTAAGACAAACCTTTTGAGGTTACTTCGTTTTATTCAAAACAGAATATATATGAACCCAATTTGTTTCAACTTCATTCAGATATTATTTACAGATGAAACCATTGTGTTGAGTGCAAGGAAGCTTCGGCAATACCTATTTGATAGAGACAAAGGTCTTGATTTCACTTtgttgaattattattattattatttttaaaacttagtttggGATAAGGATCCTTTTTCCTGTCCTCATATAGTCTACATGGCTTCTTAAAAGTTATTTTGTATAGCGCATCTATGACAACTAGTAGCATAGAGCAATGCCTATTTCTTGTACTTTGCAAAGTGAAATATATTGAAACAAACACTTTTTGAAGTATATTGGCATGTTATATTGAAAAGCTCTGAATGATGGAGTCAATGAATCTACTATTTTCTCTCCATTTCGATATGCTTTTATTGTTTTTGAGATTTGTAACCAACCATGAACCTTTTCTGTGCTAGCTATCATAGAAATAAGTTCAATATTTATAACATTGGATCTTATACCAAGGAATGTACTTGTGGTTCTACACTAACCTTACCATTTGATAATATTATTGTTTTTTCATCGAATGGGATATTGAGAATTCCCAGTAATATTTAAGGATACCATATGCTTATAACCAATTAAACATTTTTTCCATGAATTCTTCTTTTGTCACAGGTTTAATACATTTATTGACCATTTCAAGATGGGTGTGGATTGCTTCTTTGCTGTATGGTTTGTTGTCGGTAACGTGTGGATTTTTAGTGAGAACTCCTCTGAATACAGTGCTCCCAATTTGTACAGGTAGATATATGTTTCTAATTCTTATTAGATATGCTTATGCAGGTTcatctgaagtatttcttttgACTCTAGGTTATGTATAGTATTCCTTGCACTTAGCTGTATTGGCTATGCTATCCCATTTGTCCGGTTCACGACTCTCTGCTGTGTTTTTCCATGTATAATATCTGTTTTGGGCATTAGAGATGATTGGTATCCAACAAGGGGGGCAACATCTGATGTCATTAATTCACTTCCAACCTTCAAGTTCAAGTCAAAGAGAAGAACAGATACTCGCAATCCAGAATATCTATGTCAGGGTGGGATTTTGAGTCCTGCTGCTGATGAGCGGATAACTTCTACAGATGATGTGAGTCATTCGTTTCCTCACAAATGTGATGCCTTTTATGCTACCCAACTACAGATTGTTTCTGGCATTTTAAGTTATTACTTGTGCATATTTCTCTAAATAATGTGGTTCctaagggaaagaaagtttgctGCTAATATGGTGGGTGACTTGTCCAacacctttttcctttttataccCCTGTCAAagcttgggatttttttttttacttttttacttttttacttttttacttttttacttAGGTGAACTAGGATTAGCTTGGGCCATTGTTTCCTTTTACATCTATGTGTCATGCCAAAAAATTTCTCAATTAATGAaaaatctttatatatataacaTATTAGATTTTCTAGTAAGACATTTTGTATTTGTTTATAGTACAAAAATGGAAGTGGAGGCAATGGTAAAGTTATTGCCATGTGATCTTGAGGTTACGAGTTTGAGTCgcgaaaacaacctcttgcaaaagtACAAGGTAAGTCAATGTGGTCCAACCCTTCCCCTAgcattggcgggagcttcgtgcatggGGCTGCCTTTTATAGTATAAAATTGAAACAAAATCAAATTGATTGATCTCTAGCTTAAGTACAATTAATCAGATAGCTAGATAGCTATATTGGGACATTAATGTGTATTACCTATGACTTAAGCACAATCAATCACTATAATGTAGTGTAAGCAATGAAATTGACTCTACTTTAACTTTAGTGGTGTTTTCATAAGAAATTAGGAGTTGGTTTGGCTTAATGTTAACTATCTGAATTAGAAAGTTGTGCCTCTTAATGGACCTAAGGAGAGAATTAGATTATTTATGTACAAGGTTGTGTTGTGCTTGATCTCATCAAATTCAATGACACGAGAGAGTACTTATTATTAGAATCACCAACTTTAAACAAATGTAGAcactcaaggtttaaaatttcgtgTTGTGCAGCTCGAAACGGGCAAAATTTGTCATTTTGCCCGCCGCCCAACACTGGCACCACATGTCGTCGTGGGTTGTGGTCGCGAAGGCTACTGCGAGGATCGCGGTGCCTCCGTGGAGGATCCGCAACCTCACGGAGCCTCGCGCGACACCCTTGTGAGCACGCTAAGGTGGTCGTGGGGGCACTGTGATCCTCttgttttatataatttttaaaaatatttttatttttttaatatttagattaaattttgtatttttagttaatatattttatatttaaaaattattgaaaccATATCGACATGACATGATACAGTACCAAAACCATATCATTTTAGTCCAGGACTGAAATTCAGATACAACTCGAAATTTGAAACTATGATTCACATACCCATAAATTGGGAAATATCTTTACCGTTAAAATAACATATATGAAAATTGTAATATTGActttttaaatcatgctttagCCAAAGCATACACCCAATATATGGTAAGAGAAATACTTTGTCAttggataaaaagaaattttaatgggTTGAGTGATGATAGCAACTCAATGAGTCCACTGTCTTATGGAGTAGAAATTTTAATGTCATTGGCACAAGGTAATTAAACCCCACTACCTACTGTTGTGGCCACTGTGTTATTTTAATCAAACCAATGCCACCAGAAACCTCCATAATACCTTGCCACATTACTGATCATGGCAGTGTAACATCAACCCAGAGACAAGAGGCAACCTAAATGATGTCAGGCCTAGGGCATGTGGCAATACGTGCCAGTGTGAAAACAAATCTCAAATCCTGTAAATACACCTTTGAGGGCAAAAATGGAAAAGCATTGCCTTGAATAGTGGCAGTCGAGAGAATGGGTGAAAGggagaagctccattgtgaataatCCCAACTTTGTAGCCTACATCAATTCCCACCTTAGTGGCCCACGTCAATTGCCTACCTCACAGTCCATCTCGATAGACTCTCCATCTTAGCCCTTCACTTATTTGCTGTCCTTTTCTCTCATTTTAGCTTGGCAACTTGATTGATTTCTTCGAGCGTGACCTTACAGAACACTTGCTTTGATTATGTAATTGGATGACTATAGAAGACTTGCTTTAACTATGTCATTAAATAGTCTATATTATTTAAGTGTCTCAACTTTAATAGATGATTGCTAGGGAGGGGGCACGTAGGGTAGGAATCCCAATGGGGAGCGTTTGAGTTTAAGGTCACATTGGTTCCCTTAGGGAACCCATTGAGTGACACCTTAGTTTAATGGGGAGTAAACCCAACCTCCATAATCCCTCAAAGTTTAATAGGGGAATGGATCCAACCTCCATAATCCCACAGCTACAGATGTGGATTTTTGACTTTGGTCTGATGGCCTCAAAAGAGTTTATAACCATCAGCTATGATAAGTTGGGAGTTGATGAACTTCACTTTGCCTTGTGATTGACATGTTGGAAAGAGAATTTTAAACTGTAGAGATAGTGCTCTAGAGAACTCGGTGAATTATGAATTGGAGGAGGAGTTAGAAGTCCCCAAGGGGTTGAAGTTCTCTCCGAAGGGGAGGGTTAGATGACCTTATGAAGTAACGCACTGGGGGAAAGCTAAACCAAAGCATTAGAGCAAGAGTTGAATGAACACCATTTGTTTGGAACATCCAAGAAGAGCCGGTACCAAATATTTTTGAGGTCCTGAACATGGACATATATGATGGAAGAATTGACCCTTTTGAACATGTGGATGCTTATAGGATCCCTATATAGAATGGCAAATGTGTTTAGTTTTTTGACTATGTTATAGGGAGTGGTCTATAAGGGGTTCACGTGCTTGCCTATGGGACAAATTGCCAACTTCAATGAATTGAATTGAAGGTTCAAAGCCTACTTCATTGGTAATTGGTGAATATTCCAAAGGGTTGACAACTTGATGTCACTGAAACAAGGCAGTGATGAATCACTAACAAGATTCATTAGGAGATTCATTTATGTAGCTCGATAAATAGATTTAAATTTTGAGGTGCTAATGATGACCTTAAAATTTTCCTTACATCATCCCTATTCCTTCACTCACTATATTAGAGTTAATCATGTGACTGCTAAAATGTTAGAAAAGGTTGGATGATATACTACAACAGATGTTATAGTGAAGTCCAAGAATATAAAGGCGTGATCTCAGAAACTCAAGGAACCTCGAAACATTAGAAAGGCCCCTTGACATAGAAAGAACCTAAGGTGTCTAGCTAACCACCAATTATTAAAAATCTTTGAAGGAAATCAAAGACAAGAGATTAGTATGTTTATGGTTTCCTTAAGCACAGGAAAGAGGAGTTGTAGAGAAGTTAGTTTGACTTGCTTCTCCTTAAGCACAACACCTGAATAATGGGAACTTACTTTCTCAAATGAATACTACAAATCAGTCAGGTGGAGGATCATTAAGATACACTTGTGGTTAGGTTCCATACTTCTAACTACTTAGTGAAAAGAATACTTGTGGACACTAACAACTCAGCCAAAGTGCTTTGCTATGATATGTTTGTGAAGATGACTTACACTAAAATAGATATTGATAGAGAGAGTGCAAGCCTTACCAACTTCATTAGAAATGCTAACAAGCACTAGGGTTAATCGCCCTGTGAGTAATCATAGGTGAGGAAGCTTACTTTCGAACCAATTAAGTGTAGCTCCTAATAGTTTATTTACCTTCAACTTACAATGTGATTTTGGGCAGGTTGCCCCTTCGAAAATTAAAGGCTATGATCTCTATATATCTGTATATATCACATTTTGATGAAGTTTTTGACTCCCCGAGGGTCAGGTCTTGTAGAAGGGAGTGAATAGATGAAAatctgaaatttaaaaaataatttgagtgcAAAGTTTAAATATACGAGTTAAATTATGTATtagaataataaatataatagagTAATACTAACAAAAgggttgaaggggagccttgatgcaatggtaaagttgttgccatgacttgaaggtcatgggttcgagtctcgAAAACAAACTCCTGTAGGCTGCATACAATAGATCCCCTTTTTAATGCTAACAAAATGGTTAAATGTGGTTTGGAACCCATAGGTCCCCGTCCATGGCTTATTGATTCATAAGGTGAGTCACGTTTCAAAAATCCCATTATCTTTGATTTTTACTAGAGACAAAGAAACcttgcataatttttttttataataaagaaaaaacaaagaaaagctTATATGACAAAAATCAGAGCTTAAAGGGAAGACTTTAAgcccaaagaagaagagaggttaaataaataataaagacAAAAGTTAACTCAACTTTTCCAGTCGATTGAATTCATTTTAGTTACTCAACTGTAAACACACCTTTCCATTTGCGAACAAAATGTCTAGTCATCTATGCAGTTGACTGAATTTAACATTTAATAATTATCAATAATGATCTAAAAACACCTCTTTATTAGTTTATTTCATGCCTAGATAAAACTCTAACCCAAAGCCAAAATTAGAATTCACTCGTAATTTCTCACATCTCATATGTTGAGAAACCTTATCTTTAAATCTTCTTCCATCGACTAGGAGTCTCGCCTTAGGGACTTAATCCACTTTCTATGAGGCCTCGCCTGGGTCTTCTTTTGTCAAGAGGCCTCAAATTTGAGACTTCCTCATTTGCTAAGAGGCTTTTGCACTTTGGCCTCCATCTTCTGGGGTTTTCTCGTCGACACTTACCTTGTTTGAGCAACTTATCATCTCTTATTGGTTTTCTCCATAATCAAatatctagtcaaccttaactTATATCTAATCTAGACTCTTGTCTGCCAACTCTAATTGAACTTCTTCATCTATCTCGGGCTAACCTTTATCTATTTAGACTGTATATGTCAAGTTTTCTGCACTTGCAAAATACAAAGTTAACCTAAATTAATCCCTTTGCtaaacacatcaaaatcaaaaccgCTTAGTCATACTCAACTAGTTGAGGCATGATTGCAAGAACTATATCCTTTTTAACATTTGGCGATCTATTTAAattaatataacaacaaccaagccttatcccactaggcggggtcggctatatggatttGTCTACGCCAATGTGAAAGGTTTTAGCTTAAACTTTACATTCTCTCAAtctttgacatatataaaaaatgattaaaGATATAAAAAGAAGTTTAAACTTGCTATATCACAAAATGTATGATATTGATGAGAGCCTCTTGAAGGATCGTAATGATGTGCTAGAGGGTGGTGAATAACACTCGTTACTTTTCTCGCTTGTTCGTTCTTGTTTGTTAGAGTTACTCTATGCAATGGAATACTAAAATAAAAACAACAATAAGAAAGAACAAAAATGacacggaggatttacttggtttccacCCCTAAGGTGCTACTCCAAGGCCTATGTACTCAACGTGAATCCACTATTCGTTCTCCTTTTCAGAAACCTTCTACCTTAAACCTCCTAAAAGTTCAACCAATTACAAGCACGAGTAAGATAAAATAATGCACATATATAATATAATACAAACAAAGAGTTTTGATGCGGTTCAGAAGTCCTAAGTGTCGCGACACTTCTCCTAGCGCTTCCTTAGTCACACAAACAAAATGTTGAAGACCTTTTTCAAGCACAATGCAGGAGGATTGAATGAGAATTGAGTTTTGAATCTTGATCCTTCGTCTCCCTTTTATAGTCGGATCTCCCTTCTCCGGGCGACCTAAAAATCTTTTTCGGTTGACCAAACCTTGGTTAAACCTCATCTGAAGATCGAGCCTTGCGACTTCTATGTTATCAGGTTTTTCGGTTGGATTATTTATCGGTCTCTATTGGAACTTTCGGTCATCAAACAAGCCCTGAATCCAAGTATGATCATCCAGACCTATCTGATTGACTAGACCGTTCTTCTGGTAGACCAAACTTTCCAGTCTTGCTTCTAGCTCTAGCTTCGTGCAAGACAAGCATACAATCACATACAAACAACCGAGCCTTAGTGCACCTGACCTACTAGCTTACTTACCTCTTGCTTAGACTTTACTCTTCTATTAGTTGTCACTATTTAGAGTTCACTTTCCTAGGGTTTGTCCTTTGCTAAGCATTTGATCACCCTTGACTTGCCTGGACTTTTCCCTTGCCAAGCATCCGACACCCTTAACCTGCACTTCCctatgccagacatccggtcaatcttaacCTGCCTGGTCTTTTCtcttgtcaagtatccgatcacctttGACCTGCTTCGACTTTCCTTTTGCCAgtcattcggtcaaccttgacttggctGAACTTCTCATTTGCCTAGGTCTTTATTCCTGTCATGACTTCTCACCAAACTACtaagcatccgatcaaccttgacctgcttgtATTTTTCACCATCTTACTTCTAAACATgtgatcaaccttgacttgtttgGATCCACCCTTAGTGAATCTTGACCCGACataatatattatcaaatatcgaaacccaataCATCTAACTTATTAGAAATCAATTGTTAATTTACCTTGAGGGGATGCAAGTTATCCCTCCCCTAATTTTGTGCTTCTTTCCATACAAATAGTTTTTTTATACCAACAATATTCTAGAAATGAAAAATATTCAGATTTGGCAGGTCTGAAATATGGTTCAGCTGAAAATCAGCTTAAAAAGCCCTTTTTATGAACTTTCAACTAAATTCAATGCATAGTGCCACTCAACTCATTGTTATCTCAGTTTCTTAGAAAAATGATACTAAAGTGTTTAAAATCTAATGGTGTCTTCCATTTATTTTAGTATCAAGTATTTAAAAATATGCTGCAATGTTCCCACTTGAAGGGTCCTTTAGATTTTCTATAAAAGTGGAATTTTCTAAcattttaaagaatatttaaaaactaGTTTCACAACAATGcaatttaaaaaatgattaacaacaacaataatcaagccttatcccactaggtggggtcggttaaaaaaatgattaatgatTAACCACAACAAAATTTGGAAAATGTGTCAACTAAGAGTAGTTACCATCCAACATTAAAACATAGGTAAATATTATGTATGAATCCATTAAATGATCAAGCTAATGCTAG
Coding sequences:
- the LOC122046893 gene encoding E3 ubiquitin-protein ligase At1g63170-like isoform X2, whose protein sequence is MERELKKECHIVHMSWGNVASSSTYDDDDSDNSDGFHSDDELSTRTQTPFTSNSVNSSVAGAGGSYARSPRRSLLNSGFWILFQLVLNMGQIIAAITVLSLSGHEHPQSPLFAWLIGYAIGCSATLPHLCWHFIYHNNHSSQQESELHQQNSSSINIPESISYMTMSFPQAIEDHGQSFAAVFQFRQNLAVVGTRFNTFIDHFKMGVDCFFAVWFVVGNVWIFSENSSEYSAPNLYRLCIVFLALSCIGYAIPFVRFTTLCCVFPCIISVLGIRDDWYPTRGATSDVINSLPTFKFKSKRRTDTRNPEYLCQGGILSPAADERITSTDDDCCICLAKYTSNDELRELPCSHFFHKECVDKWLKINALCPLCKSEVGDTSSSLLACIRRLCSFRRLASGVSSARVAV
- the LOC122046893 gene encoding E3 ubiquitin-protein ligase At1g63170-like isoform X1, which gives rise to MERELKKECHIVHMSWGNVASSSTYDDDDSDNSDGFHSDDELSTRTQTPFTSNSVNSSVAGAGGSYARSPRRSLLNSGFWILFQLVLNMGQIIAAITVLSLSGHEHPQSPLFAWLIGYAIGCSATLPHLCWHFIYHNNHSSQQESELHQQNSSSINIPESISYMTMSFPQAIEDHGQSFAAVFQFRQNLAVVGTRFNTFIDHFKMGVDCFFAVWFVVGNVWIFSENSSEYSAPNLYRLCIVFLALSCIGYAIPFVRFTTLCCVFPCIISVLGIRDDWYPTRGATSDVINSLPTFKFKSKRRTDTRNPEYLCQGGILSPAADERITSTDDQDCCICLAKYTSNDELRELPCSHFFHKECVDKWLKINALCPLCKSEVGDTSSSLLACIRRLCSFRRLASGVSSARVAV